The following coding sequences lie in one Pseudomonas sp. B33.4 genomic window:
- the guaD gene encoding guanine deaminase: MPLTRKAYRAAILHSIADPAEVGIEASYEYFEDGLLVVDGGKISALGHASDLLPTLPADIEIEHYQDALITPGFIDTHIHLPQTGMVGAYGEQLLDWLNTYTFPCESQFGDKAHADEVADIFIKELLRNGTTTALVFGSVHPQSVNSFFEKAEQLDLRMIAGKVMMDRNAPDYLTDTAESSYVESKALIERWHGKGRLHYAVTPRFAPTSTPEQLTLAGQLLTEYPDLYMQTHISENLKEIEWVKELFPERKGYLDVYDHYQLLGERSVFAHGVHLCDDECARLAETGSAISFCPTSNLFLGSGLFNLPMAEKHKLNVGLGTDVGGGTSFSLLQTLNEAYKVMQLQGARLSPFKSLYLATLGGARALRLEDKIGNLQPGSDADFLVLDYNATPLLSYRLKQANNIAETLFVLMTLGDDRTVQQTYAAGALVHQR; encoded by the coding sequence ATGCCTCTGACTCGCAAAGCCTACCGCGCCGCCATCCTGCACAGCATCGCCGACCCCGCCGAAGTCGGCATCGAAGCCTCCTACGAGTATTTCGAGGATGGCCTGCTGGTGGTCGATGGCGGCAAGATCAGCGCCCTCGGCCACGCCAGTGATTTGCTGCCGACGCTGCCGGCGGACATCGAAATCGAGCATTACCAAGACGCGCTGATCACCCCGGGCTTCATCGACACCCACATCCACCTGCCGCAAACCGGCATGGTCGGTGCCTACGGTGAACAACTGCTCGACTGGCTCAACACCTATACCTTTCCGTGCGAAAGCCAGTTCGGCGACAAGGCCCACGCCGACGAGGTCGCGGACATCTTCATCAAGGAATTGCTACGTAACGGCACCACCACCGCGCTGGTGTTCGGCAGCGTGCACCCGCAGTCGGTGAACTCGTTCTTCGAAAAGGCCGAGCAGCTCGACCTGCGGATGATCGCCGGCAAGGTGATGATGGACCGCAACGCACCGGACTATCTGACCGATACCGCCGAATCCAGCTACGTCGAAAGCAAGGCGCTGATCGAGCGCTGGCACGGCAAGGGCCGTTTGCACTACGCAGTGACCCCGCGCTTCGCGCCGACCAGCACTCCGGAACAACTGACCCTCGCCGGGCAACTGCTGACCGAATACCCGGATCTGTACATGCAGACCCACATCAGCGAGAACCTCAAGGAAATCGAGTGGGTCAAGGAGCTGTTCCCGGAGCGCAAGGGCTACCTCGACGTTTACGATCACTACCAACTGCTCGGCGAGCGCTCGGTATTCGCTCACGGCGTGCACCTGTGCGACGACGAATGCGCGCGCCTGGCAGAAACCGGCTCGGCGATCTCGTTCTGCCCGACCTCGAACCTGTTCCTCGGCAGCGGGCTGTTCAACCTGCCGATGGCCGAGAAGCACAAGCTGAATGTCGGTCTGGGCACTGACGTCGGCGGCGGCACCAGTTTCTCGCTGCTGCAGACGCTGAACGAAGCGTACAAGGTGATGCAACTGCAAGGTGCGCGACTGAGCCCATTCAAGTCGCTGTACCTGGCGACGCTGGGTGGCGCGCGGGCGCTGCGTCTGGAAGACAAGATCGGTAACCTGCAACCGGGTTCCGACGCCGACTTCCTGGTGCTCGATTACAACGCTACGCCGCTGCTGAGCTATCGTTTGAAGCAGGCCAACAACATTGCCGAGACATTGTTTGTGTTGATGACACTGGGAGATGACCGCACGGTGCAGCAGACGTATGCGGCGGGTGCTTTGGTGCATCAGCGCTGA
- the xdhC gene encoding xanthine dehydrogenase accessory protein XdhC, protein MYNWIDALADLQNQGEPCVLVTIIEELGSTPRNAGSKMVISAKQSFDTIGGGHLEYKAMQIAREMLASGKQDTHLERFSLGASLGQCCGGATVLLFEPMGQVQAQIAVFGAGHVGRALVPLLASLPCRVRWIDSREAEFPEQMPHGVRKIVAEEPVDEIDELPAGSYCIVMTHNHQLDLELTAAILKRNDFAYFGLIGSKTKRAKFEHRLRDRGFDSGVVQRMRCPMGIGEVKGKLPVEIAISIAGEIIATYNANFGQQTASAEPIAKLLPVSRRSQATKLKASN, encoded by the coding sequence ATGTACAACTGGATCGACGCCCTCGCCGACCTGCAGAACCAGGGCGAACCCTGCGTTCTGGTGACGATCATCGAAGAACTCGGCTCGACGCCACGCAACGCCGGCTCGAAAATGGTCATCAGCGCCAAGCAGAGTTTCGACACCATCGGTGGCGGGCATCTGGAATACAAAGCCATGCAGATCGCCCGCGAGATGCTCGCCAGCGGCAAGCAGGACACCCATCTGGAGCGCTTCAGCCTCGGCGCCAGCCTGGGCCAGTGCTGCGGTGGCGCCACCGTATTGCTGTTCGAACCGATGGGCCAGGTGCAGGCGCAAATCGCCGTGTTCGGTGCCGGTCACGTCGGCCGAGCTTTGGTGCCGCTGCTCGCCAGCCTGCCCTGCCGGGTGCGCTGGATCGATTCGCGCGAGGCCGAATTCCCCGAACAGATGCCCCACGGCGTGCGTAAAATCGTCGCCGAAGAGCCCGTGGATGAAATCGATGAGCTGCCCGCCGGCAGTTACTGCATCGTCATGACCCACAACCATCAGCTCGACCTTGAACTCACTGCCGCGATTCTCAAGCGCAACGACTTCGCGTACTTCGGCCTGATTGGTTCAAAGACAAAACGCGCCAAGTTCGAACACCGTTTGCGTGATCGCGGCTTCGACAGCGGCGTCGTGCAACGCATGCGCTGCCCGATGGGCATCGGCGAAGTCAAAGGCAAACTGCCTGTGGAAATTGCCATCTCCATCGCCGGCGAAATCATCGCCACCTATAACGCCAACTTCGGCCAGCAGACCGCCAGCGCCGAACCGATTGCCAAACTGCTGCCGGTTTCGCGGCGCAGTCAGGCGACCAAACTCAAAGCCTCAAACTGA
- the xdhB gene encoding xanthine dehydrogenase molybdopterin binding subunit, translating into MSNHHGVEKTQAELAELFAQDLTSGVGRSVKHDSAAKHVSGEAQYIDDRLEFPNQLHLYARMSDRAHAKIISIDTSPCYAFEGVRIAITHEDVPGLKDIGPLMPGDPLLAIDDVQFVGQPVLAVAAKDLETARKAAMAAIIEYEDLEPVLDVVEALRKRHFVLDSHTHQRGDSVSALATAEHRIQGTLHIGGQEHFYLETQISSVMPTEDGGMIVYCSTQNPTEVQKLVAEVLDVSMNKIVVDMRRMGGGFGGKETQAASPACLCAVVAHLTGQPTKMRLPRVEDMLMTGKRHPFYVEYDVGFDSTGRLHGINMDLAGNCGCSPDLSASIVDRAMFHSDNSYYLGDATINGHRCKTNTASNTAYRGFGGPQGMVAIEEVMDAIARHLQLDPLAVRKANYYGKTERNVTHYYQTVEHNMLEEMTAELEESSQYHERREAIRRYNANSPILKKGLALTPVKFGISFTASFLNQAGALIHIYTDGSIHLNHGGTEMGQGLNTKVAQVVAEVFQVEMDRVQITATNTDKVPNTSPTAASSGADLNGKAAQNAAEIIKKRLVEFAARHFKVTEEDVEFHNGHVRVRDHILTFEALIQQAYFNQVSLSSTGFYKTPKIYYDRSQARGRPFYYFAFGAACCEVIVDTMTGEYKMLRTDILHDVGASLNPSIDIGQVEGGFIQGMGWLTMEELVWNNKGKLMTNGPASYKIPAVADMPLDLRVKLVENRKNPEDTVFHSKAVGEPPFMLGIASWCAIKDAVASLGDYKHQPQIDAPATPERVLWGCEQMRQLKTVKAVAAETELAPL; encoded by the coding sequence ATGTCTAACCATCACGGCGTAGAGAAAACTCAAGCTGAACTGGCTGAATTGTTCGCCCAGGACTTGACCTCCGGCGTCGGCCGCAGCGTCAAACACGACAGCGCCGCCAAGCACGTGTCCGGTGAAGCGCAGTACATCGATGATCGTCTGGAATTTCCCAACCAGTTGCACCTGTATGCACGCATGTCGGACCGCGCCCACGCGAAAATCATCAGCATCGACACTTCGCCGTGCTACGCCTTCGAAGGCGTGCGCATCGCCATCACCCACGAAGACGTGCCGGGCCTGAAAGACATCGGCCCGTTGATGCCGGGCGATCCGCTGCTGGCCATCGATGACGTACAATTCGTCGGTCAACCGGTGCTCGCCGTCGCGGCGAAAGATCTGGAAACCGCGCGCAAAGCCGCCATGGCCGCGATCATCGAATATGAAGACCTTGAGCCGGTGCTGGACGTGGTCGAAGCCCTGCGCAAACGCCACTTCGTGCTCGACAGCCACACCCATCAGCGCGGCGATTCAGTCTCTGCACTGGCGACCGCTGAACACCGCATTCAAGGCACGCTGCACATTGGCGGTCAGGAACACTTCTATCTGGAGACACAAATCTCCTCGGTGATGCCGACTGAAGACGGCGGCATGATCGTCTACTGCTCGACGCAGAACCCGACCGAAGTGCAGAAACTGGTCGCCGAAGTGCTCGACGTGTCGATGAACAAAATCGTCGTCGACATGCGCCGCATGGGCGGTGGTTTCGGCGGCAAGGAAACTCAAGCCGCGAGCCCGGCGTGCTTGTGCGCGGTAGTCGCGCACCTCACCGGCCAGCCGACCAAGATGCGCCTGCCGCGCGTCGAAGACATGCTGATGACCGGCAAGCGTCACCCGTTCTACGTCGAGTACGACGTCGGCTTCGACAGCACCGGGCGCCTGCACGGGATCAACATGGATCTGGCCGGCAACTGCGGCTGCTCGCCGGACCTGTCCGCGTCGATCGTTGACCGGGCGATGTTCCACTCGGACAACTCGTACTACCTGGGCGATGCGACCATCAATGGTCACCGCTGCAAGACCAACACCGCGTCGAACACCGCTTACCGGGGTTTCGGTGGCCCGCAAGGCATGGTCGCGATCGAAGAAGTGATGGACGCGATTGCCCGTCACCTGCAACTCGATCCTCTTGCTGTGCGCAAGGCCAACTATTACGGCAAGACCGAACGCAACGTCACCCACTACTACCAGACTGTCGAGCACAACATGCTCGAGGAAATGACCGCTGAACTGGAAGAAAGCAGCCAGTATCACGAACGCCGTGAAGCGATTCGTCGCTACAACGCCAACAGCCCGATCCTGAAAAAAGGTCTGGCGCTGACCCCGGTGAAATTCGGCATTTCCTTCACCGCGAGCTTCTTGAACCAGGCCGGCGCGCTGATCCACATCTACACCGACGGCAGCATCCACCTGAACCATGGCGGCACGGAAATGGGACAGGGCCTGAACACCAAAGTCGCGCAGGTTGTGGCTGAAGTGTTCCAAGTTGAAATGGACCGCGTGCAGATCACCGCAACCAACACCGACAAGGTGCCAAACACCTCGCCGACCGCAGCGTCCAGCGGTGCTGACCTGAACGGTAAAGCGGCGCAGAACGCGGCGGAAATCATCAAGAAACGTCTGGTCGAATTCGCTGCGCGTCACTTCAAAGTCACTGAAGAAGACGTCGAATTCCACAACGGTCACGTGCGTGTTCGCGACCATATCCTGACCTTCGAAGCGCTGATCCAGCAGGCGTATTTCAATCAGGTGTCGCTGTCGAGCACCGGCTTCTACAAGACCCCGAAAATCTACTACGACCGCAGCCAGGCGCGTGGCCGTCCGTTCTACTACTTCGCCTTCGGCGCGGCGTGCTGCGAAGTGATCGTCGACACCATGACCGGCGAATACAAAATGCTGCGCACCGACATCCTTCACGACGTCGGCGCCTCGCTGAACCCGTCCATCGACATCGGTCAGGTCGAGGGTGGTTTCATTCAGGGCATGGGCTGGCTGACCATGGAAGAGCTGGTCTGGAACAACAAAGGCAAGCTGATGACCAACGGCCCGGCGAGCTACAAGATCCCGGCCGTGGCGGACATGCCGCTCGACCTGCGGGTCAAGCTGGTGGAAAACCGCAAGAACCCGGAAGACACGGTGTTCCATTCCAAGGCTGTCGGTGAGCCGCCGTTCATGCTCGGGATTGCGTCGTGGTGTGCAATCAAGGATGCGGTGGCGAGCCTGGGTGACTACAAGCATCAGCCGCAGATCGATGCGCCGGCGACGCCGGAGCGGGTGTTGTGGGGCTGTGAGCAGATGCGTCAGCTCAAGACCGTGAAAGCGGTTGCAGCTGAAACCGAGTTGGCTCCGCTCTAG